Proteins from a single region of Chaetodon trifascialis isolate fChaTrf1 chromosome 10, fChaTrf1.hap1, whole genome shotgun sequence:
- the LOC139338059 gene encoding G-protein coupled receptor 4 — protein sequence MVWAGVKIFILVTSFPANAGLMWMLLNTKRARTPSEVLGLNVSIMDVLYCLCLPLDIYAILHETSETTKHVLEGLFALNIFGCPLLLTFMCLERYLAAARPVAFIRLGRWEYRVVLCACVWILTLTVGLLGYFVGVFSMALPLSVTISALFLLMLLCLLGIASVLRQSGPGEGSGTSVPLKRRALKNILAVMVPSAVAYSPLLALVPYMAVITSKQAETISSAQCYILQLLLLFPNFSLFIGPMFYLSRFRQVTCWTTDRQAPNSKTQAE from the coding sequence ATGGTCTGGGCTGGGGTCAAGATCTTCATACTGGTGACGTCTTTTCCAGCTAACGCGGGCTTGATGTGGATGCTGCTCAACACGAAAAGAGCCAGGACGCCGTCTGAGGTGTTGGGGCTCAACGTCTCCATCATGGACGTCCTGTActgcctctgtctgcctctggaCATTTACGCAATCCTACACGAGACCTCTGAGACCACCAAGCACGTCCTCGAAGGCCTGTTCGCCCTCAACATCTTCGGCTGCCCGCTGCTGCTGACCTTCATGTGTTTGGAGCGTTACTTGGCGGCGGCTCGGCCCGTCGCCTTCATCAGACTGGGCAGGTGGGAGTACCGTGTGGtcctgtgtgcttgtgtctggATCCTCACCCTGACCGTGGGCCTGCTGGGATACTTTGTTGGCGTGTTCAGCATGGCCCTGCCTTTGTCCGTCACCATCTCGGCGCTCTTCCTGCtcatgctgctgtgtctgctggggATCGCGTCCGTGCTGCGTCAGAGCGGACCGGGCGAAGGTTCGGGGACGAGCGTGCCGCTGAAGAGACGAGCTCTGAAGAACATTCTGGCCGTGATGGTGCCGTCAGCTGTGGCGTACTCTCCTCTGCTGGCTCTGGTTCCCTACATGGCCGTGATCACGTCCAAGCAGGCAGAGACCATCAGCTCTGCTCAGTGCTacatcctgcagctcctgctgctctttCCAAACTTCAGCCTGTTCATCGGCCCGATGTTCTACCTGTCCCGGTTCAGACAGGTGACCTGCTGGACCACAGACAGGCAAGCCCCGAACTCCAAAACGCAGGCAGAGTAG